The Triticum dicoccoides isolate Atlit2015 ecotype Zavitan chromosome 6A, WEW_v2.0, whole genome shotgun sequence genome has a window encoding:
- the LOC119315065 gene encoding uncharacterized protein LOC119315065 isoform X1, which produces MEELPGTCNCQFKSMGGVVLLWVLRSGEGEEDEGGGRSSESGDGLGPPVEGEGRTATARHLPASFAASSPSYPLLFVLRDTALTTVACCLPLPSLHANHCLTRLVLNIISRDRGTEKIYLSRRCKCCPPPPQGQGEERCLCGFSAARSEDCCVQPAQECQEVLLEDD; this is translated from the exons ATGGAAGAGTTG CCGGGCACATGTAACTGTCAATTCAAGAGCATGGGCGGCGTGGTTTTACTGTGGGTGTTGAGGAGCGGGGAGGGTGAGGAGGACGAAGGTGGGGGAAGGAGCAGCGAGTCAGGTGATGGGTTAGGCCCACCGGTCGAGGGGGAGGGGAGGACGGCCACTGCtcgccacctccctgcctcgttTGCTGCATCGTCGCCCTCCTATCCACTGCTCTTTGTCCTCCGCGACACAGCTCTGACCACAGTAGCTTGTTGCCTCCCGCTTCCTTCCTTGCATGCTAACCACTGCCTCACCAGATTGGTGTTGAACATAATAAG CAGGGATAGAGGGACAGAAAAGATATATTTGTCGCGGCGCTGCAagtgttgcccccctcctccccaagGGCAAGGTGAAGAAAGGTGCCTATGTGGTTTTTCTGCAGCTCGCAGCGAGGATTGCTGTGTTCAACCTGCACAAGAATGCCAAGAAGTCCTTCTCGAAGAC GATTAA
- the LOC119315065 gene encoding uncharacterized protein LOC119315065 isoform X2: MEELPGTCNCQFKSMGGVVLLWVLRSGEGEEDEGGGRSSESGDGLGPPVEGEGRTATARHLPASFAASSPSYPLLFVLRDTALTTVACCLPLPSLHANHCLTRLVLNIIRDRGTEKIYLSRRCKCCPPPPQGQGEERCLCGFSAARSEDCCVQPAQECQEVLLEDD; encoded by the exons ATGGAAGAGTTG CCGGGCACATGTAACTGTCAATTCAAGAGCATGGGCGGCGTGGTTTTACTGTGGGTGTTGAGGAGCGGGGAGGGTGAGGAGGACGAAGGTGGGGGAAGGAGCAGCGAGTCAGGTGATGGGTTAGGCCCACCGGTCGAGGGGGAGGGGAGGACGGCCACTGCtcgccacctccctgcctcgttTGCTGCATCGTCGCCCTCCTATCCACTGCTCTTTGTCCTCCGCGACACAGCTCTGACCACAGTAGCTTGTTGCCTCCCGCTTCCTTCCTTGCATGCTAACCACTGCCTCACCAGATTGGTGTTGAACATAATAAG GGATAGAGGGACAGAAAAGATATATTTGTCGCGGCGCTGCAagtgttgcccccctcctccccaagGGCAAGGTGAAGAAAGGTGCCTATGTGGTTTTTCTGCAGCTCGCAGCGAGGATTGCTGTGTTCAACCTGCACAAGAATGCCAAGAAGTCCTTCTCGAAGAC GATTAA